The region TACTGGAACAACTTGAAAAGATCACGGTTTGACAGTAAAACTAGAAGATGATGCAACAGAGTGGCAAAGTGTACATTTTGGTCTGCAGTACCATATTAATGCCACATCTTTTGAAATGCTTATTCCCTCTCCTGTCATTTTGTAGAGTGCATGAATCAGTCTATGTCCATGTCCTATGTGTAGATACAACCACAGCATTTGTACTGTATTTCCATGACCttacttatttttttttttagcattaCATGAGCTGCAGTGggacatttttttattaaaattaTTAGAGGCCGTTATAAACCACTGATGTGTTCATTTTCCAATAGAGACAAAGATATCAGTGTCTTACAAGAAAACCATAGCTGAATAAAACCCCTGAAGACATACAGTTCTTCTCATGAGGAAGAAATGGATGACTGTTCCATATTCTAAGATCCCCACTCAAATGTCAGTTTCTTCTGCTTCTTGTCTCCATAAAATCATGTGTTCTGGTAACATAACTTTGCTTGTGTGAAATCATTCATTTTGATTCTATGTGGAGTGTAAGTCCTGATCATATTTAAAGGATCTGAGTTTTGAAAACAGATATCTATATGAGCATTTCTGACTCTTAAAACTGTGCGTTTCACTGAGAGATTCTTACTCTTTTTCCTGGAGGGCCACTCAGGAGCCTGTAAATCTTGTTGTCAGATCCAATTATGGCATCACCCTCACTGGGTGCCACTGTCAGCAGGCCTGTATGGTCAAAgccagtctgtctcttcccctggGCCCTCTGTGTGAGAGAACCACTGTTAGTCCTTCCCTGCTCCACTGCTGACCCTGCAGGAGGCAACATTTTCTCCTCCATGAAAACACTGGGGTCAGGGTGGCCAGACTGGGATGGGCTCTTCCGATCAGGGCGTTTCCTCTGGAGACTGGGCAAAGGGGTCGAGGGAGTCCAGGTTGATGATTCCATGTTGTGGCCAGTCATCTGTGTCTGCGGTGATGTTCTCATCCAAGGCTGTGACTGTAAACCAGTACTTGCTGTCATTGCCACCTATACCAGTGGGGTGTAAGGTAAGGATAGAGAGATTTGCATCATCAACTACCACAAGCACTTTCCCTTGTTGTCGAGTGGCTGAGTTCTGGGAGATAGGAGAGTTGCCTTCTGGGAGGGAGGAATCCtacgaagagagagagataactatgCTTAATGGTTGCAGCCACATAACCCGATCCCACTGATACACAGTATCTAGAATGGTCCCTCACCCACAACAGATCTCTATCAAACAGTTCCATCAAATGAAAAACAACAAATAACTGAGACAGCATTAAATAGCTAAAAAAATTccccaaaacattaggaacaccttttcaatattaagttgcacccccacctttttccctcagaacagcctcaatttgtcggggcatggactccacaaggtgtcgaaagcattcgacagggatactggcccatgttgacgacAACActtcccacatttgtgtcaagttggctggatgtcttttgggtggtggaccattcttgatacaaacaGGAAGCTGTTGAGCGTTGAAAAAACCAGCAGAGTTGacattcttgacacaaactggtgcatcTGGCACTACCATACCCAGCTCAAAAGCACTTACagtttttgtcttgcccatttactgTCTGAATAGGAcacatatagttgaagtcagaagtttaaatacacttaggttggagtcattaaaactcatttttcaaccactccacaaatgtcttgttaacaaactatagttttggcaagtcggttaggacatctactttgtgcatgacacaagtcatttttccaacaattgtttacagacagattatttaacttataattcactgtatcacaattccagtgggtcagaagtttacagacactaggttgactgtgcctttaaacagcttggaaaattccagaaaattatgccatggctttagaagcttctgataggctaattgacatcatttgagtcaattggatgtgtacctatggatgtatttcaaggcctaccttcaaacagtgtctctttgcttgacatcataggaaaatcaaaagaaatcatccaatacctcagaaaaaaattgtagacctccacaagtctggttcatccttgggggaaatttcaaaatgcctgaaggtaccacgttcatctgtacaaacaatagcacgcaagtatgaacaccatgggaccatgcagccctcataccgctcaggaaggagacacattctgacTCCTAGAGATGATTgtaccttggtgcgaaaagtgcaaatcaatcccagaacaacagcaaaggaacttgtcATGATGCTGAAGGAAACGGGTAGAAAAAgattctatatccacagtaaaatgagtattatatcgacataacctgaaaggccgctcagcaaggaagaaaccactgctccaaaactgccattaaaaagccagactacggtttgcaactgcacatggggacaacgattgtactttttggtcctctggtctgatgaaacaacaatagaactgtttggccgtaatgaccatggttatgtttggaggaaaaagggggccgcttgcaagccgaagaacaacatcccaaccgtgaagcacgggggtggcagcatcatgttgtgggggtgctttgctgcatgagggactggtgcacttcacaaaatagatggcatcatgaggcgggaaaataatgtggatatattgaagcaacatctcaagacatcagtcaggaagttatagcttggtcacaaatgggtcttccaaatggacaatgacctcaagcatacttccaaaatggcttaaagacaataaagtcaaggtattggagtgaccatcacaaagccctgacctcaatactgtagaaaatttgtgggcagaactgaaaaagtgtgtgcgagcaaggaggcctacaaaccttactcagttacaccagctctgtcaggaggaatgggagaaaattcacccaacttattatgggaagcttgtagaaggctacccgaaacgtttgacccaagttaaacaatttaaaggcaatgccaccaaatactaattgagtgtatgtaaacttccgacccactgggaatgtgatgaaagaaataaaagctgaaataaatcactctctgctattattctggcatttcacattcttaaaataaagtggtgatcctaactgacctcagacaggggatttttactaggattaaatgtcaggaattgtgaaaaggtgagtttaaatgtatttggctaaggtgtacgtaagcttccaacttcaactgtacacaaatccatgtctcaactgccttagggcttaaaaatccttccttaacctttctcctccccttcatctacactgattgaagtgacatcaataagggatcatagctttcacctggattgacctggtcagtctatgtcatggaaagagcaggtgttcttaatgtttgtatactcagtgtaggtGCATAACATAGAAACGCAACTAGACGTTTTTGACTATAGACAATGCTCAGCATCACTTACATGAGTTTAAAAATGGGTTAACAAGTCTGGGCCTGATGACCAACTTCAAAGAGAAGCTGGGATTACATTAGAGAGATAGCTGTGTAAAGGTGAGTGGCAGAGCTTCAGTCCACCTCAAACTGGCCTCTTCTAGAGCAGACAATGGGCCTTTATCTGTGATAAGATAGTATTAAATGTGCTCTCTCTATCTCAGCGACCTCTCTCAGATGAGCGGATACTTGATCTCCCTGGGCCTGAAACTATTTGTCCAACTAAGCTCCTTAACCTCCCTATAGCTCTGCCTCTCATCCCCAGGCTGAGCCCCGGAGTGGAAGCACTGGattagaggaaaagggagagcaGTAACAGAATGATAGCGCAAGGGAGAGAGCATTGTGCTATACATGTTATGCACAAACCTACTATAGGAGGTTTGATGTCGTATGGAAACACTAAGGGAAATTACACTGTTAGCATCTGTAACAGAGAGGCTCCATACTCGGCCAACTGCTAGTGGCTGCAGCAGAACAGAACAAACTAGTgcagtgagggagtgagtgagtggttTGTGGGAACAATTGATCCGGGGATCCGGGTCTGGGGGTTTGAGCTGGAACTCTGCTCAACAGTGTGTACTGGAGATGAGCATGTGGCCAAGGAATACAGTACTCCAGACTCTTTGATCTCTGCAGTGGATCAATAATGACTCTGTCGTGTTCATCTCAGCATAGTACAGGACATACAGTACAAACTCAAATTGATTATGAAGTAATAAATCATGCATCTATTTCTAACCATGCCTTGCCAGATAGACACACAAAGCATTAGAAAAATATAAAGGATAATTTGCTTTTAgtgcaaacaaacacaaaacCCTGGTGAGAGatccttcctgactgatgtcttgagatgttgcttcaaaatatccacctAATTgtcattcctcatgatgccatctattttgtgaagtacaccagtccctcctgcaggaaagcactcccacaacatgatgcctttcaggttatgttacTCGTTACTcgtttttctgtggatatagatacttgtgtacctgtttcctccagtatcatcacaatgtcattttctgttgttctgggattgatttgcactttttgcaccaaggTACAATtatgtctaggagacagaacatgtctccttcctgagtggcatgatggctgcgtggtcccatggtgtttatgcttgcgtactattgtttgtgcagatgaacgtggtaccttcaggcgcttggaaattgctcccaaggatgaaccagacttgtggaggtctacaattgtttttctgtcaagcgaagaggcactgagtttgaaggtaggccttgaaatacatccacaggtacacctacaattgactcaaatgatgtcaattagcctattagaagcttctaaagccatgacataattttctgaaattttccaagatgtttaaggcacagtcaacttagtgtatgtaaacttctgacccactggaattgtgatacagtgaattataagtgaaataatctgtctgtaaacaattgttggaaaaattacacaaagtagatgtcctaaccgacttgccaaaactacagtttgttaacaagacatttgtggagtggttgaaaaacgagttttaatgactccaacctaagtgtatgtaaacttctgacttcaactgtatgtgtataaCCTGTTACAGTCTAAGGCCTGTCTAAGCCTGTAGAGGGAGGGTGTTCTATTAAGCTATATGAAAATCTTTTCCCAAGGATCATTTTTCTATTTGATTTTGAAATGTAAAACCCATTGAAGTATCcactaaaaatataaaaaacatatttaatgaaAAATTATATTTCGCTTtattgctattagcccatacaagtgcattgaataacagattcactagaTGGAACAACAAATTGTCCCCAAAAACAAATCAAagggaagtttgttctgaagtatcTGACCTACATCTG is a window of Oncorhynchus mykiss isolate Arlee chromosome 11, USDA_OmykA_1.1, whole genome shotgun sequence DNA encoding:
- the LOC110535863 gene encoding uncharacterized protein LOC110535863, coding for MTASTGLQSQPWMRTSPQTQMTGHNMESSTWTPSTPLPSLQRKRPDRKSPSQSGHPDPSVFMEEKMLPPAGSAVEQGRTNSGSLTQRAQGKRQTGFDHTGLLTVAPSEGDAIIGSDNKIYRLLSGPPGKRGCAGRKGNLGFKGNMGVRGQEGRRAGEMIQASQVLQDSPTLYLWRNSQEDRTFFRVRFFLSFQCPLSTHLTASCL